The genomic stretch GCTTGGCCTTCAGGCGATTTTAAGTAGTTTTCTACATCTTGATCACTGATTTTAATCCGTGACATGACTTGTTGTTGGCGTAAGCGCTGAATTTGCATATCGGTAGCAACACGCTCACGTAATACGGCATAAGTACCTGGTGCAACAGTATCTAATTTTTGTTGAAAAGCGCTTAAACTGTTACTGCCTGATTGAGCCGCAATTTTAAGCACAGCATCATTGAGTGCATTTTCATCAACTTTAATACCGTAGCGTTTTACTTGCTCAAGTTGTGAGTGTTGTAATACCAACTGGTTTAAAATTTGGCTACGTAAAATCTGCTCATCTGGGATTTGTTTGTTTTGCGCATTAAGCTGATAAATCGCTTCAGCGACGCCTTGCTCTAAATCACTTTCTAAAATTGCACTGTCACCAACAATGGCAATGACTTGGTCGCTAGGTTGGGCAAAAACTGGCATTGCTGCAGCAATGACAAAGGCCAAAGTGGTTGCTTTAAAGAGTTTTTTTAAATTGTGCGTCTTCATTAATGTGTCCAAGATTGATTTACTTTATCGTAGCCGAGAATCCGATTTTCCATGAGAGAGCTTAGTTTGTTGTTTAAGTTCCCGAGTCCTTTTAATGTAAATTCGGCCATAATTGCGCGTTTTGGTTTAACATTTGGGTCATTAACGTTATCTAAATCGTTATAATATGAACGCCCATAAACAGAAACGCCCCAACAACACGATTCATAATTTACACCGAGTAGATATTCACGAGCAACATTGTTCTCTATATCGTATTGCAGGTTCCCCATAATACGCCAGTTATTTTTAATTGGCTGTATGAATGAAGCCATCACTTGGTCATAGGCCAGTTGATGGCCGGGTAGGTTGTCCCGATAGAAATAACCGATGTTATAGAGATTACCTTGATCACCGGTATAATACACTTGGAAATCGCGCTGTGCGTTATTCCCATTCGATAGCCATGCAGCATTGGCTGAAACACTATAGTGGGTTGACAATTGGCTTGAGAGACTTAAGATTGGGCCCGTGCGTTTTTCAGTGTCAAATTTATCACCTTTGTTCAGCGTGACTTTACGATCTGAAAAATAATGACTTTGACCAATACTGGCTCGTAATCTTTCTAGGCCAACGGGGTCAAATAAACTATAACTGATCCCCAGTGACAAGAAGTTATTGTCTTCTAGTCGGTCATGGCCATAAAAACGATAAGGATTAAACAGCTGATCATAATTCATTGACGCGGTGGTTGAGTCAAAATTTGGATAGCCATCCTGATTTTTATATTGTGAATAGGCGTAAAATGCACGTGGAGTAATGGTTTGTAAGAAATTCCCTTCACGTTCAAAGGTCAAACCAGTATCCAAGGTGAATTGCGGCACCACCACCGATTTATTTTCTGAATCAGAAGTAAAGCTGGTGTTTTCCTTAGTTTCTTGGTCATAGAAAGTATTTAAGGTTCTGACCGAAACTTCCGGGATTGCAAAGGCCCAGGTGTTGCGGAAATTATAACGTGCCGCAAATTGGTTATATAACCGTGTACCATTGGGTTGAACCTGATTGTTTGTATTTAGACCATTTGAGCTGTCTGGATTAATATTCTTTCTAAAGTAGGCCGTGTCGTTATTAAACTCATATTCAAAGCCCAAAGGATTGCCCGTGACATAATTGACCAGCAACTGTGGAAGACGTGCATATGGACGGTCAATTTGGGGAATGCTTTTATCTAAGGTTTGGAAGTCTTCAACTCGAAGTTTGGCATTTAGGCCAGGAATTCCATTGCCATAGTTGAGTTCCCAAGCACGACGTTGGTTTAATTCTGTTTTTGAGTTTGGATTGTTGTCTAAGTCGGTGAAGAAATCTTTATCAGAAACGTAGTTGTATTCGATATTACTCGACCATTGGTTATTGATTTTCCAATAGTGCAAGACATGTAAATCTTTACGGTCGTTATCGTTATAATCACGGTCTGAAGGGAGATATCCACCCCAAATTCGACCTGTACCAAAGTTTTCAGTTAAATAGCGGAACTCACCATTTAGCATTACCCCACGGCTAGAATACAGCAGAGGTGTAATGGTCGCATCATAGTTAGACGCTAAGTTTAAATAAACCGGTGCCCCAACTTGGAACCCCCCCTCATTGCTATAACCGAAGGAAGGACTGAGTAGTCCAGTGGTTCTGCGATCATCAATCGGGAAGTTGAAATATGGAATCGCAAGAACGGGGATGTCTTTAATATAAAGTTTGGTGTTTTTTGTGGTACCACGGCCAGTTTCTTCATTCAGCTCAATTTTTTTGGCTTGAATTTTCCATGTCGGCTTTTCATCTGGCGGGCAGGTGGTATAGCTAGCATCATCTAACACCACAACACTGGGTGAGACGCGTGAAATATTTGCAGCCTGACCATGTGCTTGGGTTTGTTCCGAAATATAAAAACTATTTTTTAATTGACCCGTTTGATCTTTTAAGTTGTAAGCAATTTGATCGCTTTGCGCAATCAGGCCACCTTGTGCCAGCTGTACATTACCTTTGGCATTGGCAAAGGTTTGGGTTTGATCAATGGTGATTGCATTGGCACGAATCATTCGACCTTGTTGGTCGATAATGACATTACCTTCAAGAACGGAATCACCGTTTGGGTTGTAATAGGCATTGTCGGCAGTAATCACTGAACTACCGTCGCTGGCAGCAACAGTTTCACTTTCTAAGCTAAAAGGGGTGACCCAAGTGTTTTGACACCAACGGCTATTCCCCGTGCTTGACTCACGAATCTGTGCCTGCGCGGAATTTTTGTCGACATAATATTGCGCGTAGAAATCTTGGCCGGGGTAGCTTTCTTTGATTGCTGCTTTGAGCTGTTGATTATCAGGGTGCAAATCTTCTGGGTTAGATTCAGCATAGCTTGACAAAGAACTACCGCAAAGTAGGGTCAAAATAGCAGTCGCTAAAGGATTAAATTTAAACTGGTGCTTCATTTGTCTCATTAACCAAGTATGCAAATCGCAATTAATTGTTCTCGCATCATAGAGAAAAAGTAGATAAGTAGCTACACTTAGCACTTCAAAAAATCAGCCTGAATTAGATTTAATCGTAAATGAATACACAACGCGAACATTTAATCGAACAATGGGTGGCATCTGTACTCGATTCAGATCAATACCAAATCAGTTTTTTAGCTGGCGATGCAAGTTTTCGCCGTTACGCACGAATCCAACTGAATAATAAAACATTTATGCTCATGGATGCACCCCCTGAAAAAGAAGATTGTGCACCCTTTGTGAAAATTGATGAATTTTTTGATCTGCATGGTGTGCGTGTTCCGCATATTATCGCCAAAGATTTACAGTTGGGTTTTTTATTACTTGAAG from Acinetobacter pullicarnis encodes the following:
- a CDS encoding LPS-assembly protein LptD; this translates as MKHQFKFNPLATAILTLLCGSSLSSYAESNPEDLHPDNQQLKAAIKESYPGQDFYAQYYVDKNSAQAQIRESSTGNSRWCQNTWVTPFSLESETVAASDGSSVITADNAYYNPNGDSVLEGNVIIDQQGRMIRANAITIDQTQTFANAKGNVQLAQGGLIAQSDQIAYNLKDQTGQLKNSFYISEQTQAHGQAANISRVSPSVVVLDDASYTTCPPDEKPTWKIQAKKIELNEETGRGTTKNTKLYIKDIPVLAIPYFNFPIDDRRTTGLLSPSFGYSNEGGFQVGAPVYLNLASNYDATITPLLYSSRGVMLNGEFRYLTENFGTGRIWGGYLPSDRDYNDNDRKDLHVLHYWKINNQWSSNIEYNYVSDKDFFTDLDNNPNSKTELNQRRAWELNYGNGIPGLNAKLRVEDFQTLDKSIPQIDRPYARLPQLLVNYVTGNPLGFEYEFNNDTAYFRKNINPDSSNGLNTNNQVQPNGTRLYNQFAARYNFRNTWAFAIPEVSVRTLNTFYDQETKENTSFTSDSENKSVVVPQFTLDTGLTFEREGNFLQTITPRAFYAYSQYKNQDGYPNFDSTTASMNYDQLFNPYRFYGHDRLEDNNFLSLGISYSLFDPVGLERLRASIGQSHYFSDRKVTLNKGDKFDTEKRTGPILSLSSQLSTHYSVSANAAWLSNGNNAQRDFQVYYTGDQGNLYNIGYFYRDNLPGHQLAYDQVMASFIQPIKNNWRIMGNLQYDIENNVAREYLLGVNYESCCWGVSVYGRSYYNDLDNVNDPNVKPKRAIMAEFTLKGLGNLNNKLSSLMENRILGYDKVNQSWTH